The genomic window CATCAACCACTACTGCTTTTATTTCGGGAAATTTATCGTTTACTTCTTGAAAAAGATCGGAGAATACCTGGCTGTCGTGTACATTTCCAGGTGCTATTTTGAAGCCAAGGATGAAGTTGTTGCGGTCGCAGGCTACAGAAGCCGTGTAGGCAAAGCAGCGCTCTTTTTCTCCTTTTTGGAATATGCCGCTTTCAGGATCGGTGGTGCTTATCTTTACTCGTTTTCCGTTGGTGGAGCTGTTTCCTCCTTCGGCATCGCCGCTAGCTTCATCGTCATCTTCTTCAAACGGTTCTTTGCCGTTGGCTTCTCTTTCGGCGTTGATTTCTTTTAAAAGTTCTTTCTTGTATTTTTGTACCTGCTTTTTTGCAACTTTCTCTATGTATTTATTCTTATTGGCACTGGCTTTTATGTGGGTGGCATCGATAAATACCGCGTCTTCTTTGATAAACCCGCACTCTATGGCTTCTTTTAATATTCGTTCGAATATCTTTTCAAATAGATCGCTTTCTTTAAACCGCCGTTCATAGTTTTTTCCAAAAGTCGAGAAGTGAGGTATTTTTTCTTGGAGCCCATATCCTAGAAACCAGCGGTAAGCCATATTGACTTCTGCTTCTTTGATGGTTTGGCGCATAGAGCGGATTCCATACAGTGCTTGGAGCATGAGCAGTTTTATTAATACCACTGGATCAATGCTGGGTCTGCCTGTATTTTCGCTGTATAGGTCTTTTACTTCGTTATATATGAAGTTAAAGTTGATGCTTTCTTCTATTGTCCTGAGGAGATGGTCTTTAGGTACTAAGCTATCAATGCTTACTAATTCTATCTGCTCTATTATTTCTCGTCTTTTCTTCGTTAACATTTCATCGCCCCACCGTATGTTTTTATTTCTTTAATTTTACTATAAAAATGATCATTTTTATACCCTTTTTACAAAAAAGACTGT from Biomaibacter acetigenes includes these protein-coding regions:
- a CDS encoding IS1182 family transposase → MLTKKRREIIEQIELVSIDSLVPKDHLLRTIEESINFNFIYNEVKDLYSENTGRPSIDPVVLIKLLMLQALYGIRSMRQTIKEAEVNMAYRWFLGYGLQEKIPHFSTFGKNYERRFKESDLFEKIFERILKEAIECGFIKEDAVFIDATHIKASANKNKYIEKVAKKQVQKYKKELLKEINAEREANGKEPFEEDDDEASGDAEGGNSSTNGKRVKISTTDPESGIFQKGEKERCFAYTASVACDRNNFILGFKIAPGNVHDSQVFSDLFQEVNDKFPEIKAVVVDAGYKTPGICREIIEAEILPVMPYKRPMTKDGYFKKREYVYDEYYDCYICPNNQVLKYSTTNRSGYREYKSDPQICRECPMRLRCTQSKNYTKVVTRHIWEHYVEIAEDIRHTELGKELYKMRCQTIERVFADAKEKHGMRYTNLRGLSKVGHYLTLLFACMNLKKLAMWKRKRGMFPPAAPALHSFFFMILKFFASNKKPLLGCAF